A DNA window from Agarivorans sp. TSD2052 contains the following coding sequences:
- a CDS encoding substrate-binding periplasmic protein, whose protein sequence is MLRHIGAVVIFLSGLLSSTTKAHSLEEITFYSEEFFPYNYTENLQVTGFSVELLGLVFKQLGSPPPEVKIVPWKRGYTLLEKLDYTALFSTIKTEQRFPLFHWACPINRSSANLYVLSDSQLSVQNLADLSAYKIAVLKDQAIEAYLHKAGLQFSAVPTKSVEQSFKLLALRRVDMIALVSEYLDDHPRSFKPIYQLFEKEYCFAFNSSLSTKELNRFQQALAQVRLSQDYSDLYTKYFE, encoded by the coding sequence ATGTTGCGTCATATAGGGGCGGTTGTCATTTTTCTTAGTGGCTTACTTAGTAGCACAACTAAAGCGCATAGCCTTGAAGAGATAACTTTTTATAGTGAAGAGTTTTTCCCGTACAACTATACCGAAAATCTGCAAGTCACAGGCTTTTCCGTTGAGTTACTGGGTTTAGTGTTTAAACAGTTGGGTAGCCCACCTCCAGAGGTGAAAATTGTGCCCTGGAAGCGTGGTTACACTTTACTTGAAAAGCTTGACTACACAGCACTGTTTTCGACCATAAAAACTGAACAACGTTTTCCTCTATTTCACTGGGCTTGTCCCATTAATCGAAGCAGTGCAAATTTGTATGTACTCAGTGATAGCCAATTATCTGTCCAAAATTTGGCTGATTTAAGCGCTTATAAAATCGCGGTCTTAAAAGATCAAGCCATAGAAGCTTATTTGCACAAAGCTGGCTTACAGTTTAGCGCAGTGCCTACCAAATCAGTGGAGCAATCATTTAAGTTATTAGCCTTGCGAAGGGTAGACATGATTGCGCTAGTTTCAGAGTATTTAGATGACCACCCGCGTAGCTTTAAACCGATATATCAACTTTTTGAGAAAGAATATTGCTTTGCCTTTAACTCATCTTTAAGTACTAAGGAGCTCAATCGTTTTCAACAAGCCTTAGCGCAAGTCCGCTTATCTCAAGATTATAGCGACTTATATACCAAGTATTTTGAATAG
- a CDS encoding ATP-binding protein → MSVKINQLRTFLTISILLGALLPSILIGSFLLKQISEQDQQGVTQTLYLKANNIAQSIQHRVQQVSLDLQSLAQVNDIILTPTSAIFGFQSNQLISELLQQNDWVSAIYIVDSEGRIIEGAPLQAEVLDIQAHLPAIDRLNQQVKLGNSQTLIEVYQNPEFAQLVADGRDIYSDSGLLLMQPIMQSNLNALKESQQVGTLIVFIPMQSIWHAVESRIEQQGSLELFFSQQLLFRGNKGEVPLRRFYIDVDLFLDNMPEPLSLSLSAQSRSLWSLLVERQFNLVLILLFVFALVTIIAVLLMKRIVEPLSKLSHLVSKYSQGKYDTQVPHLAFEEFNQVGGLLKSMATKVISDQEQLEQRVVARTYQLEEANSTLKHTLEKLNDTQLQLVEQEKMAALGGLVAGMAHELNTPLGVGITAASQLASNYQVIEKSLAEGTLAKSELQEMLSQGAKGCELLESSLQRSAALVNTFKSLAGSDIDENLQQIKLKTWLEQHLKMLLQPFSELHIQLSISGSNPSLLINQRALELILSCLIDNSIQHGFSKHSFPHLKVYIDAQQEQICINYQDNGSGVQNDDLGLIFNPFYTTHRSAGNVGLGLNQVYNLVHQHLMGSIECFNAEPQGLGFRIRLPR, encoded by the coding sequence ATGAGCGTAAAAATTAATCAACTTCGAACGTTCTTAACTATCAGCATTCTGCTGGGAGCTTTGCTGCCGAGTATTCTTATTGGTTCATTCTTGTTAAAGCAAATTTCCGAGCAAGATCAACAAGGTGTTACTCAAACTCTGTATTTAAAAGCTAATAATATTGCGCAAAGTATTCAGCATCGAGTTCAGCAAGTCTCTCTAGATTTACAAAGCTTAGCGCAGGTGAATGACATTATATTAACGCCTACGTCGGCTATCTTTGGTTTTCAATCTAACCAACTAATTAGTGAGTTGCTACAACAAAATGACTGGGTGTCGGCTATTTATATTGTTGATTCAGAAGGGCGAATTATCGAAGGCGCGCCGCTTCAGGCTGAGGTGCTTGATATACAAGCCCACCTTCCCGCGATAGACCGTTTAAACCAGCAGGTAAAATTAGGCAATAGCCAAACCTTAATTGAAGTTTATCAAAACCCTGAATTCGCCCAACTGGTTGCTGATGGGCGCGACATATACAGCGACTCGGGCTTGCTACTGATGCAGCCAATTATGCAGTCAAATTTGAACGCGCTCAAAGAAAGCCAACAAGTAGGAACGCTAATTGTTTTTATTCCAATGCAATCAATTTGGCATGCGGTTGAGTCGAGAATTGAGCAACAAGGCTCTTTGGAATTATTTTTTTCACAACAGCTTCTATTTCGCGGCAACAAAGGCGAAGTACCGCTCCGACGGTTTTATATAGATGTAGATCTGTTCTTAGACAATATGCCCGAGCCGTTGTCGTTGTCACTTAGCGCTCAAAGCCGTTCTTTATGGAGCTTGTTAGTAGAACGGCAATTCAATCTTGTGCTCATTTTGTTGTTTGTATTTGCACTGGTAACAATAATTGCTGTGTTATTGATGAAACGCATTGTTGAACCGCTAAGCAAATTAAGCCACTTGGTGTCTAAGTACTCGCAAGGTAAGTACGATACCCAAGTACCGCATTTGGCTTTTGAAGAGTTTAATCAAGTAGGAGGCTTATTGAAAAGTATGGCCACCAAAGTGATTAGTGATCAAGAGCAATTGGAACAGCGCGTGGTGGCACGCACCTATCAGCTGGAAGAAGCTAACTCAACCCTAAAGCATACTTTAGAGAAGCTTAATGACACTCAATTACAGCTAGTAGAACAAGAAAAAATGGCCGCCTTAGGTGGGTTAGTTGCGGGTATGGCACATGAGTTAAATACGCCCTTGGGTGTGGGTATTACTGCCGCTTCGCAGCTAGCGAGTAATTACCAAGTTATTGAAAAAAGCTTGGCTGAAGGGACCTTAGCCAAATCAGAACTGCAGGAAATGCTAAGTCAAGGTGCCAAAGGCTGTGAGTTATTGGAAAGTAGTTTGCAACGCTCGGCGGCCTTAGTAAATACTTTTAAATCCTTAGCGGGTAGTGATATCGATGAGAACTTACAGCAAATTAAGCTAAAAACGTGGCTTGAACAGCACTTAAAAATGCTGTTACAACCCTTTAGTGAATTACACATTCAGTTATCCATTAGTGGTAGTAACCCCAGTTTACTGATTAACCAACGAGCGTTAGAGCTAATACTTTCTTGTTTAATCGATAACTCTATTCAACACGGCTTCAGCAAACATAGCTTTCCGCATCTCAAAGTTTATATAGACGCGCAGCAAGAGCAGATTTGCATTAATTATCAAGATAATGGTTCAGGGGTGCAAAATGATGATTTGGGATTGATTTTTAATCCGTTCTATACAACCCATCGAAGTGCAGGCAATGTTGGTTTAGGGTTAAACCAAGTATATAACCTGGTTCACCAGCACTTAATGGGCAGCATTGAGTGTTTTAATGCTGAGCCTCAAGGATTAGGATTTCGAATTAGGCTACCTCGTTAG
- the ubiU gene encoding ubiquinone anaerobic biosynthesis protein UbiU, translated as MELLCPAGSLPAVKAAVDHGADAIYIGFKDATNARHFAGLNFEGKKLDKAVDYLKLHRRQLHVAINTFAHPQQQHLWFAAIDRAVAIGADVVILADIALLEYAQQNYPELTVHLSVQASATNASAIAFYQRNFNVKRVVLPRVLSIHQVKQLSRACPDMELEVFAFGSLCVMAEGRCYLSSYLTGESPNTVGACSPASYVRWQETEQGLESRLNDILIDRYGPNETAGYPTLCKGRFDIDGQRSHALEEPTSLNTIELIPELFAANISAVKIEGRQRSPAYVAQVTQVWREAIDSYQSNPEQFSAKNHWMSQLSKLSEGSQTTLGAYHKAWQ; from the coding sequence ATGGAATTACTATGCCCTGCAGGTTCATTGCCTGCGGTAAAAGCTGCGGTGGACCACGGTGCCGATGCTATTTATATCGGCTTTAAAGACGCGACCAACGCGCGTCACTTTGCAGGTCTAAATTTCGAAGGTAAAAAATTGGACAAAGCGGTTGACTACCTAAAACTACACCGCCGTCAATTACATGTTGCCATTAATACCTTTGCCCATCCGCAACAACAACACCTATGGTTCGCAGCCATTGACCGCGCAGTCGCTATCGGTGCTGACGTGGTGATTTTGGCGGATATAGCTTTATTAGAATATGCCCAACAAAATTACCCAGAACTCACTGTTCATTTGTCGGTGCAAGCCTCGGCGACCAACGCTTCTGCGATTGCTTTTTATCAGCGAAATTTCAATGTGAAACGGGTGGTATTGCCTAGAGTGTTATCCATTCACCAAGTAAAGCAACTGTCTCGGGCTTGTCCCGATATGGAACTGGAAGTATTTGCTTTTGGTAGCCTTTGTGTCATGGCTGAAGGTCGCTGTTATTTATCATCCTACCTGACTGGCGAGTCGCCCAATACGGTAGGCGCCTGCTCGCCGGCATCTTATGTTCGCTGGCAAGAAACCGAGCAAGGCTTAGAGTCACGTTTAAATGATATCTTAATTGATCGTTACGGGCCCAACGAAACCGCCGGTTACCCAACGCTTTGTAAAGGACGTTTCGACATTGATGGTCAGCGCTCACACGCGCTGGAAGAACCCACCAGTTTAAATACCATCGAGCTGATACCAGAACTGTTTGCCGCTAATATTTCAGCAGTGAAAATTGAAGGTCGTCAGCGCAGTCCTGCTTATGTCGCACAAGTGACTCAAGTATGGCGAGAAGCCATTGATAGTTATCAAAGCAATCCCGAGCAATTTAGTGCGAAAAACCATTGGATGAGCCAACTATCCAAATTATCGGAAGGTAGCCAAACGACCTTAGGCGCCTATCACAAGGCGTGGCAGTAA
- a CDS encoding sugar ABC transporter substrate-binding protein, whose protein sequence is MRVCLLLIFFCCSKLSAEQLSFMYYREQGKAAFSELLDEFSKQYNHQVTIYTITSDSLKPTLIKSVMQGQSADVVFAPSDVIGIARQAKFSEVPETLISSDMSKELLLTASIDQKIYGIPILQGNHLMLFYNRRFVGKPAKTWQELLEQQPVIEKQGVATIGWNYSEMYWFAGFYNTFGGRMTRGKKVTLNEPAMHDALNFYRNIATRNLVSADCAYDCGYRDFIEGKVAYAINGEWAIDDFEKQLDDDLGIAVIPSIGERPFRPLSSSLVLVFPNQSLSSAKAAALRQLSEFLQTPEVQLRLHTQARFLPANSALIQQIKQQSTSNEQAILSQLELAVPMSAEAAQASAWVGMRKGFELFNKGLVDAEKASGYMQQYADRDYGQQAK, encoded by the coding sequence ATGCGCGTTTGTTTGCTACTAATCTTTTTCTGTTGCTCAAAGTTAAGCGCTGAACAACTTAGCTTTATGTATTATAGAGAGCAAGGGAAAGCAGCTTTTAGCGAGCTATTAGATGAGTTTTCTAAACAATATAATCACCAAGTCACGATCTATACGATTACGTCAGACTCGTTAAAACCCACCTTGATCAAGTCGGTAATGCAAGGTCAGTCAGCTGATGTTGTATTTGCCCCTTCCGATGTCATTGGCATCGCCCGCCAAGCCAAATTTTCTGAGGTACCTGAAACGCTTATTAGTAGTGATATGAGCAAAGAGCTGCTGCTTACAGCTAGTATCGATCAAAAAATATACGGGATCCCAATATTGCAGGGAAACCACTTGATGCTATTTTACAACCGCCGCTTCGTAGGTAAACCTGCAAAAACGTGGCAAGAGTTACTGGAACAGCAGCCAGTCATAGAAAAACAAGGGGTAGCAACCATAGGTTGGAACTACTCAGAAATGTATTGGTTTGCCGGTTTCTATAATACCTTTGGTGGTCGAATGACCCGTGGTAAGAAAGTGACCTTGAACGAACCTGCAATGCATGATGCCTTAAACTTTTATCGAAATATTGCCACGCGCAACTTAGTGTCTGCTGATTGTGCTTATGATTGTGGTTATCGAGATTTTATTGAAGGAAAGGTTGCCTACGCGATCAATGGTGAATGGGCCATCGACGATTTTGAAAAGCAGTTAGATGATGACTTGGGGATTGCGGTAATACCAAGCATTGGTGAGCGTCCTTTTCGACCTTTATCATCAAGTTTAGTATTGGTTTTTCCTAACCAAAGTTTGTCGTCAGCTAAAGCGGCTGCACTGCGCCAATTAAGTGAATTTTTACAGACACCTGAAGTACAACTCCGCTTGCATACTCAGGCTCGTTTTTTGCCAGCTAACTCAGCCCTGATTCAGCAAATAAAACAACAATCTACTAGCAATGAGCAAGCTATTCTTAGTCAGCTAGAGCTTGCTGTGCCAATGTCTGCAGAGGCCGCTCAAGCGAGCGCTTGGGTTGGCATGCGCAAAGGTTTCGAGTTATTCAACAAAGGGTTAGTTGATGCTGAAAAAGCCAGTGGATATATGCAGCAATATGCCGATAGAGATTACGGGCAGCAAGCAAAGTAA
- a CDS encoding TAXI family TRAP transporter solute-binding subunit has translation MRFWLRKAALLASVLTFTVQADSGTNYLLATASTGGTYYPVGVALATLTKVKIQPKHKVSVSAINSAGSGENIKLLRDKEAQFAILQGLYGSYAVNGTGPLEKEGKQAHLRSITMLWQNVEQFVVKKEYAKNGDLSDLLALTGEKLALGKKNSGTIGSNRFLLGNLGVDIDKQMELFSAGYGPSAEALQNGQVAGINTPAGAPTGAVTKLFAAAAKDVAPLDVTDQQIEQANGGLGLWTRYVIPAGTYPKQDNDWNTMAQPNFLAVHADVDEEFVYLLTKTIYENLGFLQAIHKATNAMALEKALAGLPAPLHPGAARYYREAGLTIPDNLVAN, from the coding sequence ATGCGTTTCTGGCTTAGAAAGGCTGCACTACTTGCTAGTGTTTTAACCTTTACCGTGCAAGCTGATAGCGGCACTAATTACCTATTAGCGACTGCCAGTACAGGTGGTACTTATTACCCAGTTGGTGTGGCTTTAGCTACCTTAACTAAAGTGAAAATCCAACCGAAACACAAAGTCAGTGTCTCTGCGATTAACTCGGCCGGTTCCGGTGAAAATATTAAACTGCTGCGTGATAAAGAAGCGCAATTTGCGATTTTACAAGGCTTATATGGCTCTTATGCAGTGAATGGCACGGGCCCGCTTGAAAAAGAAGGCAAGCAAGCCCATTTACGCTCTATCACCATGTTATGGCAGAACGTTGAGCAATTTGTGGTTAAGAAAGAGTATGCCAAGAATGGTGACCTCAGTGATTTACTGGCCCTAACGGGTGAGAAGCTTGCATTAGGTAAAAAGAACTCCGGCACAATCGGGTCTAATCGCTTTTTGTTAGGTAACTTAGGGGTTGATATCGACAAGCAAATGGAATTGTTTTCTGCTGGATATGGCCCTTCTGCTGAAGCACTACAAAATGGTCAAGTAGCCGGTATTAATACACCCGCTGGTGCACCAACCGGTGCCGTGACTAAGTTATTTGCAGCGGCTGCAAAAGATGTCGCCCCTCTAGATGTTACTGACCAGCAAATAGAGCAAGCCAATGGGGGCTTAGGTTTATGGACCCGCTATGTGATTCCGGCTGGGACTTACCCAAAACAAGATAATGATTGGAACACCATGGCTCAGCCAAATTTCTTGGCGGTACACGCCGATGTTGATGAAGAGTTTGTTTACCTGCTCACCAAAACTATTTATGAAAACCTCGGTTTTTTGCAGGCGATTCATAAAGCCACCAATGCGATGGCTTTAGAGAAAGCATTAGCCGGTTTGCCTGCACCACTTCACCCTGGCGCCGCTCGCTATTACCGAGAAGCAGGGTTAACCATCCCAGATAACTTAGTTGCTAACTAA
- a CDS encoding U32 family peptidase, translating to MKYALGPILYYWPNQQIEEFYHLAKASSADIIYIGETVCSKRRNMKANDWIDLAKQLHQAGKQVVISTMALLEAPSEVRNLKKLIDNGDFIIEANDFSAIEEAHNARLPFVCGPAINIYNAYALNVLLKQGMQRWVMPVELSRDWLQKLVSECNEMGIRDRFEIEVFAYGHLPLAYSARCFTAQSEGKSKDDCETCCIKYPNGRQVDSQEGQSLFVLNGIQTMSGDCYNLINDQQSMQGLVDIVRISPTGEESIEHLEAFRRRNQSTEHFPTPDSVNGYWHQIAGIRNQQE from the coding sequence ATGAAGTATGCATTAGGGCCAATTTTATATTACTGGCCAAATCAACAAATTGAAGAATTTTATCATCTCGCTAAAGCCAGCAGCGCTGACATAATCTATATCGGCGAAACGGTATGTAGCAAACGCCGCAATATGAAAGCTAATGATTGGATAGACTTAGCCAAACAACTGCACCAAGCGGGTAAGCAAGTGGTCATTTCAACGATGGCCCTATTGGAAGCGCCATCAGAGGTTAGAAACCTAAAAAAACTCATCGACAATGGCGATTTTATTATCGAGGCTAACGATTTTAGTGCCATTGAAGAAGCGCATAACGCTAGGCTGCCTTTTGTGTGTGGGCCCGCCATTAATATTTACAATGCCTATGCCCTGAACGTATTACTAAAGCAAGGGATGCAACGCTGGGTGATGCCGGTAGAGCTTTCCCGTGATTGGCTACAAAAACTGGTGAGTGAATGCAACGAAATGGGTATTCGCGATCGCTTTGAAATAGAAGTCTTTGCTTACGGTCATTTACCGCTAGCCTACTCTGCACGTTGTTTTACCGCGCAATCGGAAGGCAAGAGTAAAGACGATTGTGAAACCTGTTGTATCAAATACCCTAATGGTCGCCAAGTCGATAGCCAAGAGGGACAATCGTTATTTGTATTAAACGGTATTCAGACTATGTCTGGAGATTGTTACAACTTAATCAACGACCAGCAAAGTATGCAGGGCTTAGTTGATATAGTGCGCATTAGCCCAACGGGCGAAGAAAGCATAGAACATTTAGAGGCCTTTCGCCGTCGTAACCAATCTACCGAGCATTTTCCAACACCCGATAGTGTCAACGGTTACTGGCATCAAATTGCCGGCATAAGAAATCAACAAGAATAA
- a CDS encoding L,D-transpeptidase family protein, with protein sequence MGIFCFSLSAESWPEPAAKSQHKRTIKQVVKTYHNDSLKRLLPLFVAAKVDYPPHKITLLASKRSRRLELWADSGEGPRYIHTYWIRHASGTAGPKLREGDLQVPEGIYQIEALNPNSNFHLSMKLNYPNSFDLKKAKQEQRHRPGSNIFIHGKASSVGCLAMGDQNIEDLFILVERIGPGNSKVVIAPHDPRLLPLFPVPDHLPEWTADLYQQIQGEFEQFIE encoded by the coding sequence ATGGGTATATTTTGCTTCTCTCTTTCTGCTGAAAGTTGGCCAGAGCCAGCAGCGAAGTCCCAGCACAAACGAACAATTAAACAAGTAGTTAAGACTTACCATAACGATAGTCTAAAGCGCCTATTACCGCTATTTGTTGCCGCTAAAGTCGATTACCCGCCACACAAAATAACGCTACTGGCCAGCAAACGCTCTCGTAGACTTGAATTATGGGCAGATAGCGGTGAAGGCCCTAGATATATCCATACTTATTGGATCCGCCATGCTAGCGGTACTGCAGGCCCTAAATTAAGAGAAGGTGACTTACAAGTGCCTGAAGGCATTTATCAAATAGAAGCGCTTAATCCCAACAGCAACTTTCATTTGTCGATGAAGCTTAACTACCCCAACAGCTTTGATTTGAAAAAGGCTAAGCAAGAGCAACGCCACCGTCCAGGATCAAACATATTTATTCACGGAAAAGCGTCTTCGGTAGGCTGCTTAGCAATGGGAGACCAAAATATTGAGGACCTATTTATTTTGGTAGAGCGAATAGGCCCAGGTAATAGCAAAGTCGTTATTGCCCCTCATGACCCAAGGCTACTGCCGCTATTTCCGGTACCTGATCACCTACCTGAATGGACAGCTGATTTGTACCAACAAATTCAAGGTGAATTTGAACAGTTTATTGAATAA
- the ubiT gene encoding ubiquinone anaerobic biosynthesis accessory factor UbiT — translation MKKSLVKDMPRILSIPARYCPFAIQSYALEKALKLAFAEAIDDGDLAFLENRWLKVEVSDLSASWFITFEAQQLKVKSVVEHADVSFSGNLNEFVLLMGRQEDPDTLFFQRRLRVEGDTELGLELKNLLDNLDFDNLPDWLSDSLQKSAGLVAKYQAA, via the coding sequence TTGAAGAAATCTTTAGTGAAAGATATGCCACGAATCTTAAGTATCCCCGCTAGATACTGTCCATTTGCTATTCAGAGCTATGCCTTAGAAAAGGCGCTTAAATTGGCATTTGCCGAAGCCATTGACGATGGAGACCTCGCTTTTCTAGAGAATCGCTGGTTAAAGGTTGAAGTCAGCGATTTATCGGCGAGTTGGTTTATTACCTTTGAAGCACAGCAGCTCAAAGTAAAATCTGTTGTTGAACATGCAGACGTGAGTTTCTCTGGTAACTTGAATGAGTTTGTTTTGCTAATGGGTCGTCAGGAAGACCCAGATACGCTGTTTTTTCAGCGCCGTCTTAGAGTAGAAGGTGATACTGAGCTGGGCTTGGAGCTTAAAAACCTACTGGATAATTTGGATTTTGACAATTTACCGGATTGGTTGAGTGATAGCCTCCAGAAAAGCGCTGGCTTAGTCGCTAAATATCAAGCTGCTTGA